The following proteins are encoded in a genomic region of Sorangiineae bacterium MSr12523:
- a CDS encoding TMEM165/GDT1 family protein, giving the protein MSALHIFLSVFGVIFVAELPDKTALAALVLATRHKPLPVFLGTALALTVQSIVAVLAGGLLSLLPARPVHIGAGLLFVVSAVFMWRRKEEAPDDAHATKLAAAPTFGRALGTTFGVVFIAEWGDLTQLGTAALAARYHEPLLVFGAATLALWSVAGLAVFVGNRAGKFLDASLTKRVASAVFAVLGAALLVGIV; this is encoded by the coding sequence ATGTCCGCGCTTCACATCTTCCTGTCCGTCTTCGGCGTGATCTTCGTCGCCGAGCTCCCCGACAAAACCGCCCTTGCCGCGCTCGTGCTCGCCACGCGGCACAAGCCCTTGCCGGTCTTCCTCGGCACCGCGCTCGCGCTCACCGTGCAAAGCATCGTGGCCGTGCTCGCGGGAGGCCTTCTCTCGCTACTCCCCGCGCGTCCCGTGCACATCGGTGCGGGGCTGCTTTTCGTGGTGTCGGCCGTTTTCATGTGGCGCCGGAAAGAGGAAGCGCCCGACGATGCACACGCCACGAAGCTCGCCGCCGCCCCGACCTTCGGCCGCGCCCTCGGCACCACCTTCGGCGTGGTCTTCATCGCCGAATGGGGCGATCTCACCCAACTCGGCACCGCCGCCTTGGCCGCACGCTACCACGAGCCTCTTCTCGTCTTCGGCGCGGCGACGTTGGCCTTGTGGTCCGTCGCAGGCCTCGCCGTCTTCGTTGGCAACCGCGCCGGCAAGTTCCTCGACGCCTCCCTCACGAAGCGGGTCGCCTCCGCCGTCTTTGCCGTTTTGGGGGCGGCATTGCTCGTGGGCATCGTCTAG